One genomic segment of Microcella indica includes these proteins:
- a CDS encoding FtsB family cell division protein — MARPPRSASPAPAAEALGVGAWFRNLQLSGFTVTVFLLIVAGLVVLAPSLRILVEQRQEIAELERTVAEQQAAVEDLEIEIDRWQDPAYIEAQARGRLLYVYPGDISYLVIDDGLTPASDDGQPISDEIQTTRVDWTRALLSSFVTAGLTDLPADSLVSPAFEGAQ, encoded by the coding sequence GTGGCCCGCCCCCCGCGCAGCGCCTCCCCGGCTCCGGCCGCGGAGGCGCTGGGGGTGGGCGCCTGGTTCCGCAACCTTCAGCTCTCCGGGTTCACCGTTACCGTCTTCCTGCTGATCGTCGCGGGGCTCGTCGTGCTCGCGCCCTCCCTGCGCATCCTCGTGGAGCAGCGGCAGGAGATCGCCGAGCTGGAGCGAACTGTCGCCGAGCAGCAGGCGGCGGTCGAGGATCTCGAGATCGAGATCGATCGCTGGCAGGACCCTGCCTACATCGAGGCGCAAGCGCGCGGTCGGCTGCTGTACGTGTACCCGGGCGACATCAGCTATCTCGTGATCGACGACGGGCTCACTCCCGCCTCGGATGACGGTCAGCCGATCAGCGACGAGATTCAGACGACGCGCGTCGACTGGACGCGCGCGCTGCTGTCGTCGTTCGTCACGGCGGGCCTCACCGACCTGCCGGCCGACTCTCTCGTCTCCCCTGCGTTCGAGGGGGCGCAGTGA
- a CDS encoding DUF501 domain-containing protein has protein sequence MSRPPFAPFSEGDVALVSAQLGRPARDVVGIPARCVCGAPTVVATRPRLSNGTPFPTLYYLSHPAATAAVSRLEADGRMAEFTAMLAEDSAVAAQYRAAHEAYLADRGQLLDVPEIDDYSAGGMPTRVKCLHALVGHSLAVGPGVNPIGDRALAECGWTPEVCACTPDLRGS, from the coding sequence GTGAGCCGGCCGCCGTTCGCACCTTTCAGCGAGGGCGATGTCGCGCTCGTCAGTGCGCAGCTCGGTCGCCCAGCGCGCGACGTCGTCGGCATTCCCGCCCGCTGCGTGTGCGGCGCGCCCACGGTCGTCGCGACCCGGCCGCGGCTCTCGAACGGAACACCCTTCCCGACCCTCTACTACCTGAGCCACCCCGCGGCGACGGCGGCCGTCTCCCGACTCGAGGCCGACGGCCGCATGGCCGAGTTCACGGCGATGCTCGCCGAGGACTCCGCAGTCGCTGCGCAGTACCGCGCCGCTCACGAGGCGTACCTGGCCGACCGCGGGCAGCTGCTGGACGTTCCCGAGATCGACGACTACTCCGCCGGGGGCATGCCGACGAGGGTCAAGTGCCTGCACGCCCTCGTCGGCCATTCCCTGGCCGTGGGGCCGGGCGTCAACCCGATCGGCGACCGCGCCCTCGCAGAGTGCGGCTGGACCCCCGAGGTGTGCGCGTGCACTCCCGACCTGCGCGGCTCCTAG